The Ketobacter sp. MCCC 1A13808 genome includes a window with the following:
- the cysB gene encoding HTH-type transcriptional regulator CysB has product MKLQQLRYIWEVARHDLNVSVTAQSLYTSQPGISKQIRLLEDELGVEIFSRSGKHLTRVTPAGEAILKIAGEILRKVDSIKQVAQEFSDESRGSLSLATTHTQARYVLPNVIETFIDKYPEVSLHMHQGTPIQISEMAADGTVDFAIATEALELFGDLIMMPCYSWNRAIIVPRNHPLAQSSKVTLEEVARQPIVTYTFGFTGRSKLDDAFLDKGLSPKVVFTAADADVIKTYVKLGLGVGIVAKMACDIDDPDLVALDASHLFEPSVTKIGFRRGTFLRGFMYDFIELFAPHLTKEVVNEAVDRHTRSELDELFTHIQLPML; this is encoded by the coding sequence ATGAAACTTCAGCAATTGCGTTACATATGGGAAGTGGCGCGACATGACCTGAACGTATCAGTAACGGCACAAAGCCTGTATACATCACAACCGGGGATCAGTAAGCAAATTCGTTTACTGGAAGATGAGTTGGGTGTCGAAATCTTCTCGAGAAGCGGAAAACACCTCACTCGGGTTACCCCGGCCGGTGAAGCAATTCTGAAGATCGCAGGTGAAATCCTGCGTAAAGTCGATAGCATAAAGCAGGTTGCACAAGAATTCAGTGATGAAAGTCGAGGTAGCCTGTCTTTAGCTACCACTCATACACAGGCCCGCTATGTTCTTCCTAACGTGATTGAGACTTTCATAGATAAATACCCCGAAGTGTCTTTACATATGCATCAGGGTACACCGATACAAATTTCTGAAATGGCAGCAGATGGCACCGTTGATTTTGCTATTGCGACGGAAGCGCTGGAGCTATTCGGTGACCTTATAATGATGCCGTGTTATTCCTGGAATAGAGCCATCATTGTTCCCCGCAATCATCCGTTGGCACAGTCTTCAAAAGTGACGCTGGAAGAAGTGGCACGCCAACCTATCGTCACCTATACCTTTGGGTTCACCGGACGCTCGAAATTAGACGATGCCTTCCTTGATAAAGGGCTCTCACCCAAAGTCGTGTTCACGGCGGCCGACGCAGACGTTATCAAAACCTATGTCAAATTAGGCCTTGGTGTGGGCATAGTGGCAAAGATGGCCTGTGATATTGACGATCCGGATTTGGTGGCCCTGGACGCCTCTCATTTATTCGAGCCCAGTGTCACTAAGATAGGCTTCCGCCGCGGCACTTTCCTTCGCGGTTTTATGTATGACTTTATCGAATTATTTGCGCCTCATCTGACCAAAGAAGTGGTTAATGAGGCGGTCGATCGACACACCCGTTCGGAACTGGATGAACTCTTCACGCATATACAGCTTCCAATGCTGTAA
- a CDS encoding phosphoadenylyl-sulfate reductase, which produces MSPAEVQQWNSDLVNKTPQEILAQALQRFSNLALSFSGAEDVVLLDMASKLGQPFRAFTLDTGRLHAETYQFLEQVRERYGITIEVAFPNPAQVEKMVNEKGLFSFYHEDHKECCAIRKVGPLRRKLVGLDAWITGQRKDQSPDTRVDIPVVQIDAAFSSNAHTLLKFNPLANWTSAQVWQYIRSNRIPYNSLHDKGYISIGCEPCTRAVLPHQHEREGRWWWEDATDKECGLHSINLNSK; this is translated from the coding sequence ATGAGCCCGGCTGAAGTGCAGCAATGGAACAGCGATCTCGTAAATAAAACACCACAAGAGATCCTGGCTCAAGCACTGCAACGGTTCTCTAACCTGGCGCTCTCTTTCAGCGGAGCAGAAGATGTAGTGTTGCTGGACATGGCCTCCAAACTGGGTCAGCCATTCCGGGCTTTCACACTGGACACCGGGCGCTTACACGCAGAAACCTATCAATTTCTGGAGCAGGTCAGGGAGCGTTATGGCATCACAATTGAAGTCGCGTTCCCGAATCCGGCCCAGGTCGAAAAGATGGTCAACGAAAAAGGCCTGTTTAGCTTTTATCACGAGGACCATAAAGAGTGTTGTGCCATCCGCAAAGTCGGCCCCCTGCGACGCAAGTTGGTGGGATTGGACGCATGGATAACCGGTCAACGAAAGGACCAGAGTCCGGACACCCGGGTTGATATTCCTGTAGTTCAGATTGACGCTGCTTTTTCCTCAAACGCCCATACCCTATTAAAATTTAACCCCCTGGCTAACTGGACCTCCGCTCAGGTGTGGCAATATATCAGGTCAAACCGGATCCCCTACAACAGCCTGCACGACAAGGGATACATCAGTATTGGTTGCGAACCCTGCACTAGGGCAGTGCTCCCACACCAACATGAACGTGAAGGTCGTTGGTGGTGGGAAGATGCGACGGACAAAGAATGCGGCTTACATTCCATTAATCTGAACAGCAAATAA
- a CDS encoding sulfite exporter TauE/SafE family protein, translating into MEFIAYIVAGAAVGFAVGVTGVGGGSLMTPILMLFGFQPHVAVGTDLLYAAITKTGGVLAHRQRSTVRWDIVAFLSLGSIPASLATIYALYRYFPDANAYSHLLSSMLGVMLILTSVVLLFRKRIISGSLQENPFTLLSHLQSRSKVYTWVMGIVLGVMVTLSSVGAGAFGAAVLLMLYPRLATIKVVGTDIAHAVPLTLVAGMGHLLLGNVNYVLLGSLLIGSLPAIYLGTQLATRLPEKLLQSVLASMLLFMGVKYAFF; encoded by the coding sequence ATGGAATTTATTGCTTATATAGTAGCCGGGGCGGCTGTGGGCTTTGCGGTCGGAGTGACCGGTGTCGGCGGTGGATCGTTGATGACACCTATATTAATGCTTTTCGGATTTCAGCCTCATGTGGCTGTCGGCACCGACCTGCTATATGCTGCTATAACCAAGACCGGGGGAGTTTTGGCTCACCGCCAGCGATCCACCGTCCGTTGGGATATTGTCGCATTTCTTTCCCTGGGCAGCATTCCCGCGAGCCTGGCCACCATATACGCGTTGTATCGCTACTTTCCCGATGCCAACGCTTATAGCCACCTTTTAAGCTCCATGCTGGGTGTGATGTTGATTCTTACCTCTGTTGTTCTGTTATTCAGGAAGAGAATCATCTCTGGCTCGCTGCAGGAAAATCCGTTTACTCTACTCTCGCACTTACAAAGCCGCTCAAAAGTTTATACCTGGGTTATGGGGATAGTACTAGGAGTAATGGTAACGCTTTCTTCGGTCGGGGCTGGTGCTTTCGGTGCGGCAGTCTTGCTGATGCTCTACCCTCGCCTGGCTACAATAAAAGTGGTTGGTACAGACATAGCCCATGCAGTGCCACTAACACTCGTGGCAGGTATGGGACATTTACTGCTGGGAAACGTGAACTACGTACTACTGGGTTCGTTATTAATAGGCTCATTACCGGCCATTTATTTGGGGACACAATTAGCAACCCGATTGCCGGAAAAACTATTGCAATCCGTACTGGCCAGCATGCTGTTATTTATGGGCGTTAAATACGCTTTCTTTTAA
- the thrH gene encoding bifunctional phosphoserine phosphatase/homoserine phosphotransferase ThrH gives MELACLDLEGVLVPEIWISFAEKTGIEELKATTRDIPDYDVLMKQRLSILNQHKLGLKEIQQVIDTLAPMDGALEFVDWLRERFQVVILSDTFYEFAQPLMRQLRWPTLFCHRLEVAEDGKIVDYKLRQKDPKRASIKAFHSLNYRCIAAGDSYNDTTMLSEAEAGILFKAPQKVIDEFPQFPSVTTFDDLKKQFIAASNRKLEL, from the coding sequence GTGGAATTAGCCTGTCTTGACCTGGAAGGGGTGTTGGTGCCGGAAATCTGGATCAGCTTCGCAGAAAAAACCGGAATCGAGGAGCTGAAGGCCACCACGCGGGATATTCCGGATTATGATGTATTGATGAAGCAGCGCCTATCAATCCTTAACCAACATAAACTGGGCCTTAAGGAAATCCAGCAAGTGATTGATACACTTGCTCCGATGGACGGTGCTTTGGAATTCGTAGATTGGCTCAGAGAGCGTTTTCAGGTGGTAATCCTCTCCGATACCTTTTATGAATTCGCACAACCGCTCATGCGTCAGTTACGCTGGCCAACCTTGTTTTGTCATCGCCTGGAAGTGGCCGAGGATGGCAAAATTGTGGATTATAAATTGCGTCAGAAAGACCCTAAGCGAGCTTCAATCAAGGCGTTCCACTCGCTCAATTACCGCTGTATTGCAGCGGGGGACTCGTATAACGACACCACCATGTTGAGTGAGGCGGAAGCCGGTATCCTGTTCAAGGCACCACAAAAAGTAATAGACGAATTCCCACAATTTCCTTCGGTCACCACATTCGATGATCTCAAAAAGCAGTTTATAGCTGCTTCAAACCGAAAGCTGGAACTATAA
- the pabB gene encoding aminodeoxychorismate synthase component I, whose protein sequence is MPLQTFELPYFKKSAEAFSRIRTLGNGFLLDSGHGYPDCIDIFSAAPVQIEQFTSLSPQSLQSKLKQLTLHLQQWSDVESTTPCPGWYGIWSYELAAATENVTLKTNPENEDARLPVFWMGFFPSVIITDHSNKTTRMLYLQDHQKHAEALLRCLNSAPLDAQTAEPEFRVLSPFATNLTRNQYQQRFDQVQRYIESGDCYQINLSQRFSCDYRGDPWLAYQRLCTVMSAPMGCYFDGDDWTLLSFSPERFIRHRDGVVTTQPIKGTRPRAEDPVLDQALAKELFKSEKDRAENLMIVDLLRNDLGRSCEVGSVRVEQLFGIESFCNVHHMVSTISGALGPQVSPLQLLAAAFPGGSITGAPKHRAIEIIDELEPDCRHFYCGSALYLDVCGRMDSNILIRSLLAHNGRLICHGGGGLVADSTWEQEHQEIQDKVGSILNTLQQSHKSHQY, encoded by the coding sequence ATGCCCCTTCAAACGTTTGAGCTGCCCTATTTTAAAAAGTCCGCTGAGGCATTTTCCCGCATCAGGACACTAGGCAACGGCTTCCTGCTCGATAGTGGGCACGGGTATCCGGATTGCATTGATATTTTTTCTGCGGCACCGGTGCAGATTGAGCAGTTCACATCGTTGTCACCCCAGAGTCTGCAGTCCAAGCTCAAGCAGCTTACTCTCCACCTACAGCAATGGTCAGACGTTGAAAGCACAACGCCCTGCCCCGGCTGGTACGGTATCTGGAGCTACGAACTCGCGGCGGCTACCGAAAATGTGACGCTGAAAACGAACCCTGAAAACGAAGATGCCAGGCTTCCGGTGTTCTGGATGGGATTTTTCCCCTCAGTGATCATTACCGATCACAGTAACAAGACAACCCGGATGCTATATCTGCAAGACCACCAGAAACATGCAGAAGCGCTGCTTCGATGCCTCAATTCAGCACCTTTGGATGCGCAAACAGCGGAGCCCGAGTTTAGGGTGCTGTCCCCTTTTGCAACGAACCTGACACGGAATCAATACCAACAGCGATTTGACCAAGTTCAGCGCTACATTGAAAGTGGCGATTGTTATCAGATCAACCTCTCGCAGCGCTTTAGCTGCGACTATCGGGGGGATCCGTGGCTGGCGTATCAGCGTTTATGCACTGTGATGTCTGCCCCTATGGGCTGTTATTTTGATGGAGACGACTGGACGTTACTGAGCTTTTCCCCAGAACGATTTATTCGTCACCGCGATGGCGTTGTCACTACCCAGCCGATTAAAGGTACCCGACCACGCGCAGAGGACCCGGTACTTGACCAGGCTCTTGCTAAGGAGCTGTTTAAAAGTGAGAAGGATCGCGCTGAAAACCTTATGATTGTTGACCTTCTCAGAAACGACCTTGGGCGCTCCTGTGAAGTGGGCTCGGTGCGGGTAGAGCAGTTGTTTGGCATTGAGTCTTTCTGCAACGTTCACCATATGGTGAGCACCATATCAGGCGCTCTTGGCCCGCAAGTGTCGCCATTGCAACTGCTTGCAGCGGCCTTTCCGGGGGGCTCCATCACCGGTGCCCCCAAACACCGGGCGATAGAAATCATCGATGAACTGGAGCCGGACTGCCGACATTTTTACTGCGGCAGCGCGCTCTACCTGGATGTGTGTGGACGGATGGATTCCAATATTCTGATCCGAAGCCTGTTAGCCCATAATGGTCGTCTGATTTGCCATGGTGGAGGCGGCCTGGTGGCCGACTCCACCTGGGAACAAGAGCACCAGGAAATTCAGGATAAAGTGGGGAGTATCTTAAACACACTTCAACAATCTCATAAATCACATCAATATTGA
- a CDS encoding 5'-nucleotidase codes for MPITFDGKLVIAISSSALFDLRESHQIYNEAGLDAYRRYQIEHEDIPLEVGEAYPLVKKLLAINERVKSDDGVEVILLSRNSADTGLRVFNSIEHWNLPITRAAFSGGKSPYRYVEAFGAHLFLSTNPEDVRNALDLGYAAASIISPSKATQNLTTELKMAFDGDAVLFSDESEQIFQSQGLEAFTASEKAAAKTPMRGGPFMHFLQALHRLQSQFEEENCPIRTALVTARSAPTHERVVRTLRDWNIRIDESLFLGGLDKGAFLKAFGADVFFDDQEGHCRSASQHVAAGHVPHGIANRVIISEK; via the coding sequence ATGCCCATTACATTTGACGGAAAGCTGGTAATCGCAATTTCCTCCAGTGCCCTGTTTGATCTGCGGGAAAGTCATCAGATTTACAATGAAGCAGGGCTTGATGCCTATCGTCGATACCAAATTGAGCACGAGGATATTCCTCTTGAAGTAGGGGAAGCTTATCCCTTGGTGAAAAAACTATTAGCGATTAATGAGCGCGTTAAAAGCGACGATGGAGTTGAAGTGATTCTGCTCTCACGTAATTCAGCTGATACGGGTTTGCGGGTTTTCAATTCCATCGAGCATTGGAATTTGCCCATCACCCGCGCTGCGTTTTCCGGAGGCAAAAGTCCTTACCGGTATGTAGAGGCGTTTGGTGCACATCTATTTTTATCCACCAATCCGGAAGATGTGCGTAATGCATTGGATTTGGGTTATGCCGCTGCCAGCATTATTTCCCCCAGTAAAGCGACGCAAAATCTAACGACAGAACTCAAGATGGCGTTTGATGGGGATGCGGTTTTGTTTTCTGACGAATCGGAACAAATATTCCAGAGTCAAGGGTTAGAAGCCTTTACCGCTTCTGAGAAAGCGGCCGCAAAAACTCCGATGCGCGGCGGTCCGTTTATGCATTTCCTGCAGGCATTGCATCGGCTGCAGTCTCAATTCGAAGAAGAAAACTGCCCGATTCGGACGGCTCTGGTCACGGCGCGTTCCGCCCCGACTCATGAACGGGTTGTCAGGACTTTACGCGACTGGAATATCAGAATTGATGAGTCACTTTTTTTGGGCGGATTAGACAAAGGGGCATTTTTAAAAGCATTTGGGGCAGATGTGTTCTTTGATGATCAGGAAGGACATTGCCGGTCTGCCAGCCAGCACGTTGCAGCCGGGCACGTTCCCCACGGAATAGCCAATAGGGTGATCATTAGTGAGAAGTGA
- a CDS encoding universal stress protein: MLNKILYATDLGLYGPYILEHVCELAIKHDAQVTVVHAVEPVSVFADAILETYVPNEDKSAMKTHGYEAVMATISARVRQAFEDDFIDFDLARDRIGEVQVIGGDPSQVILDTASMLQVDLIVMGTHGRQSENSTAIGSVASKVMQLSDIPIYLVPTTMIRNRQTNGLVVKRKRI, encoded by the coding sequence ATGTTAAATAAAATATTATACGCAACCGATTTGGGCCTTTATGGCCCCTATATTCTTGAGCACGTATGTGAACTTGCTATTAAGCATGATGCGCAGGTAACTGTGGTTCATGCAGTTGAGCCAGTCAGTGTGTTCGCTGATGCCATTCTGGAAACCTACGTTCCCAATGAAGATAAGAGCGCCATGAAAACGCACGGCTACGAAGCAGTGATGGCAACCATCAGCGCCCGCGTGCGTCAGGCATTTGAAGACGATTTTATCGATTTCGACCTGGCTCGGGACCGCATCGGCGAAGTGCAAGTAATCGGCGGGGATCCCAGTCAGGTGATTTTGGATACGGCCTCTATGTTACAAGTCGATTTAATTGTAATGGGCACTCATGGCCGACAGTCAGAAAACAGCACCGCTATCGGTTCCGTTGCCTCGAAAGTCATGCAGCTTTCTGATATTCCCATCTATCTGGTGCCGACTACAATGATTCGTAACCGGCAAACGAACGGGTTAGTGGTTAAAAGAAAGCGTATTTAA
- a CDS encoding UvrD-helicase domain-containing protein, translated as MPIADLTERQQALDIRNSYIVQAPAGSGKTGVLTLRILTLLTVVDKPEDILAITFTRKAAAEMRVRVMEALDSAASSREPDNEYDRQFYWLAKQVLERDHALNWGLQQNQNRLHLQTIDSFCSSIVRNRPLSSGLGVQFGVAEDPAELYSEAAQECLKSLDETDALGDALRRVLGFLDNQYQKLEGMLCQMLAQRDHWLQDVTDLHSNPEQLRLLLEQSLFNINRDARDQFFDLYTSDFQNELESITAYAANQLALAGSQHPILNVNNPEHQSEFDSEKTKLSLFVTKAKPPKLRARFDKRDGFPTGTGAEKKAASEYKARANAFVQRMESSGEPGLTMLLDFISLPSDQLDQNNWQLLQDLMLIVRYSAAHLKLVFSQKQQVDFSEIALAALTTLGEPDAPNDVALILDASISHILIDEFQDTSFIQIELLERLTAGWERGDGRSLFLVGDPMQSIYAFRQADVGLFLRLWKQQALGTIELTPLLLSTNFRSSATIIRWINATFHHCFPSQSDQRKGAVTYAPSVAAKAGSENDGVSVDFFRVSSESDTDTVLKATGIQAEADWIADRIAEVRSGQTIAILVKGKNHVLPIAAVLRQRGIPFQAVEIEPLQQSQVVSDLMALARAAWSPNDKIAWFALLRGPWCGVSLQELEQLVALDPVPWVAMRKLLHLDTSPFTPETHRKLSYMHTCFLNAFEQRHRRVWSENLYRLMLEMGLPAAFADESALQVIDVFFDLLNRIDYLADVPDFARLQKKLSELYVPPDNFTGDVQPVQIMSMHKSKGLEFDVVFLPQLQRKSRADDKPLILIDKQTSLTSKQQELFVAPLDVRTSNEYNSVYRYLWELNKQRSRNEACRLLYVAATRARQRLFLSGIVVDDGEGGEKKPDSNSLLALLWPRIEDISGVATHQVEAAESRKVARFFRVATPQLFTHLGTQKAAGDVTTSDSAVYIANADSESLSVEASAPYRREAGILVHRILEQWVKSGATSFMQNSLQQQEFLRLELTRGGVSDQDLNAACALVRRALDNLHQSKYTRWLFLQSHEDSHAELPLTHVTEQQIVQHLVIDRTFVENGIRYIIDYKLSEPGSESGLQGQVTEFLEHESGRYRDQLYTYKAAMNAIKPMETRTYLYFPLIDQLQEVIF; from the coding sequence GTGCCGATAGCTGATTTGACAGAGCGACAACAGGCGCTCGATATACGCAATAGTTACATCGTCCAGGCGCCCGCAGGATCGGGTAAAACGGGTGTACTCACCTTAAGAATATTGACTTTGCTTACCGTGGTCGATAAGCCGGAAGATATATTGGCTATTACGTTTACCCGTAAGGCGGCAGCCGAAATGCGAGTACGGGTGATGGAAGCGCTTGACAGTGCAGCCAGCAGCCGGGAGCCTGATAATGAGTATGATCGGCAATTCTATTGGCTTGCAAAACAGGTTCTTGAGCGAGACCACGCTCTGAACTGGGGTCTGCAACAAAATCAAAACAGGCTTCATCTACAAACAATCGACAGTTTCTGCAGCAGTATCGTGCGCAATCGACCGCTGTCTTCCGGATTGGGTGTGCAATTCGGGGTAGCAGAGGACCCGGCTGAATTGTATTCCGAGGCGGCTCAAGAATGTCTGAAGTCGCTGGATGAAACTGATGCCCTTGGTGACGCTTTGCGACGGGTGCTGGGATTTCTGGATAATCAATACCAAAAGTTGGAAGGGATGTTGTGCCAGATGTTAGCGCAGCGCGATCACTGGTTGCAGGATGTAACGGACCTGCATTCCAATCCGGAACAGCTCCGATTATTGCTGGAACAATCGCTTTTTAATATAAACCGGGATGCACGCGATCAATTTTTCGATCTGTACACCAGTGATTTTCAGAACGAGCTGGAATCAATTACTGCGTATGCGGCGAACCAACTTGCCTTGGCGGGCTCACAGCACCCTATCCTCAATGTTAACAATCCAGAGCATCAGTCCGAGTTTGACTCAGAAAAGACAAAGCTTTCGCTATTTGTTACCAAAGCAAAGCCACCCAAGCTGCGTGCTCGTTTCGACAAACGGGATGGTTTTCCCACGGGAACCGGAGCAGAGAAAAAGGCAGCCTCAGAATATAAGGCAAGGGCGAACGCGTTTGTTCAACGCATGGAAAGTAGCGGCGAACCCGGGCTCACGATGTTGCTTGATTTTATAAGCCTGCCGTCAGATCAGCTGGACCAAAACAATTGGCAATTGTTGCAGGATTTAATGCTGATCGTTCGCTACAGTGCGGCACATCTAAAACTGGTTTTCAGTCAGAAGCAGCAAGTGGATTTTTCCGAGATCGCTTTAGCTGCTCTGACGACCCTGGGTGAACCTGACGCTCCCAATGATGTCGCTTTAATTCTGGATGCGTCGATCAGTCACATACTTATCGATGAATTTCAGGATACGTCCTTTATTCAGATTGAGCTTTTGGAACGTTTAACTGCCGGTTGGGAGCGGGGTGACGGCCGATCTTTGTTTTTGGTTGGCGATCCAATGCAGTCGATCTATGCGTTTCGCCAAGCCGACGTTGGCTTGTTCTTGCGTTTGTGGAAGCAACAGGCGCTGGGTACAATTGAGTTAACCCCTCTTTTATTATCCACTAATTTTCGGTCTTCAGCGACGATCATTCGTTGGATCAATGCTACATTCCATCACTGTTTTCCTTCGCAATCGGATCAACGTAAAGGTGCAGTGACTTATGCCCCCTCCGTGGCAGCAAAAGCGGGGTCTGAGAACGACGGTGTGAGTGTTGATTTCTTCAGGGTGTCGTCAGAATCGGATACGGACACTGTACTCAAAGCAACGGGCATTCAGGCTGAAGCGGACTGGATAGCAGACCGAATTGCAGAAGTACGGTCAGGGCAGACTATTGCAATATTGGTCAAGGGAAAAAATCATGTATTGCCCATTGCCGCCGTACTTCGCCAGCGGGGCATTCCCTTCCAGGCAGTAGAGATTGAACCACTGCAGCAAAGCCAGGTGGTCTCCGATTTGATGGCATTGGCACGAGCGGCATGGTCACCCAACGATAAGATAGCCTGGTTCGCCCTTTTAAGAGGGCCCTGGTGCGGGGTATCGTTGCAGGAACTGGAACAGTTGGTTGCTTTGGATCCTGTGCCCTGGGTAGCAATGAGAAAATTACTACACCTGGATACATCTCCCTTCACGCCTGAGACCCATCGTAAACTGAGTTATATGCACACCTGTTTTCTGAATGCATTTGAGCAGCGCCATCGACGTGTCTGGAGTGAAAATCTGTATCGTTTAATGCTCGAGATGGGGCTGCCTGCCGCGTTTGCGGATGAAAGCGCACTGCAGGTGATCGATGTTTTTTTCGATCTTCTGAACCGCATAGATTATTTGGCGGATGTGCCCGACTTTGCGCGCTTGCAGAAGAAACTTTCCGAACTGTATGTACCGCCGGATAATTTTACAGGGGATGTGCAGCCAGTTCAGATAATGTCAATGCATAAGTCAAAGGGCTTGGAATTTGACGTGGTTTTTCTGCCACAGCTGCAACGTAAGTCCAGGGCGGATGATAAGCCGCTTATTCTAATTGACAAGCAGACGTCATTGACCAGCAAACAACAAGAGCTGTTCGTTGCACCATTGGACGTCCGAACGTCCAATGAATATAACAGTGTGTACCGTTATCTATGGGAGCTCAATAAACAACGTAGCCGCAATGAGGCATGCCGGTTGTTGTATGTCGCCGCGACCCGGGCCAGGCAACGGCTATTTTTATCGGGTATTGTGGTTGATGACGGTGAAGGAGGGGAGAAAAAACCGGATTCGAATAGTTTGCTGGCGTTACTTTGGCCCCGGATTGAGGATATTAGCGGTGTTGCTACCCACCAGGTCGAGGCGGCTGAATCGCGGAAAGTGGCGCGCTTTTTCCGGGTTGCTACACCCCAGCTCTTTACGCATCTGGGCACACAAAAAGCGGCTGGTGATGTAACAACGTCAGACTCCGCTGTTTACATCGCCAACGCAGATAGCGAGTCTTTATCCGTTGAAGCAAGCGCTCCCTACCGAAGGGAAGCCGGCATTTTGGTGCATCGCATCTTGGAGCAATGGGTAAAGTCCGGTGCCACCTCTTTCATGCAGAACTCATTGCAGCAGCAGGAATTCCTGCGCTTGGAGCTGACGCGAGGGGGAGTGTCGGATCAGGATTTAAACGCTGCTTGCGCTTTGGTACGAAGAGCGCTCGATAATTTACATCAATCGAAATACACCCGTTGGCTGTTTTTACAATCCCATGAAGACAGTCATGCCGAACTGCCGCTTACCCATGTTACTGAACAACAGATTGTTCAACATCTTGTGATAGACCGAACTTTCGTCGAAAATGGCATAAGATACATCATCGACTATAAATTATCTGAGCCAGGTTCAGAATCAGGCCTGCAGGGGCAGGTTACGGAATTTCTTGAACACGAAAGTGGGCGCTATCGCGACCAGCTCTACACCTATAAAGCAGCAATGAACGCCATTAAACCCATGGAAACCAGAACCTATCTATATTTTCCGCTCATTGATCAGTTGCAAGAGGTTATATTCTAA